A single window of Actinoallomurus bryophytorum DNA harbors:
- a CDS encoding Gfo/Idh/MocA family protein, whose product MEHHSASIGVLVVGVGFIAEQHIAAIHADPRSHLAGIVDVDAGRAAVAARANGGVPWWTDLDQALARPEVGACVVCTPNDTHAAIAVAVAAAGHHLLIEKPLATDVPGARVIAAAFAGTGRVLMPAHTHRCYDYARTVKDAVAGLGRPEFVRLAILGGWIWPDWRAWVLDPKRSGGHALHNGVHLLDLVTWWTGERPETVYARGRKQTAAELDIYDYLEMTVGFASGATAVCEMSRGHRPATYAARDVLVVGEEGILTLPWDAEAGTVTDESGTGLLPPGGGNGFALQLGAWLDAIGGAAPLMTPEDGVLAVAMGVAAERSIATGEPVRVADVLAEAAV is encoded by the coding sequence ATGGAACATCATTCCGCGTCGATCGGTGTCCTGGTCGTGGGGGTGGGCTTCATCGCGGAACAGCACATCGCGGCGATCCACGCCGACCCGCGTTCGCACCTCGCCGGCATCGTCGACGTCGACGCGGGCCGGGCCGCCGTCGCCGCTCGCGCGAACGGCGGCGTCCCCTGGTGGACCGACCTAGACCAGGCCCTCGCCCGTCCGGAGGTCGGCGCGTGCGTGGTCTGCACGCCCAACGACACACATGCCGCGATCGCCGTGGCCGTCGCCGCGGCGGGACACCATCTGCTGATCGAGAAGCCGCTGGCCACGGACGTCCCCGGCGCCCGCGTCATCGCCGCCGCGTTCGCCGGAACCGGGCGCGTGCTCATGCCGGCGCACACCCATCGCTGCTACGACTACGCGCGTACGGTCAAGGACGCCGTCGCCGGCCTCGGCCGGCCCGAGTTCGTGCGCCTCGCGATCCTGGGCGGCTGGATCTGGCCGGACTGGCGCGCCTGGGTACTCGACCCGAAGCGCTCCGGCGGGCACGCCCTGCACAACGGCGTCCACCTGCTCGACCTGGTGACCTGGTGGACCGGGGAGCGCCCGGAGACTGTGTACGCGCGAGGGCGCAAGCAGACCGCCGCCGAGCTGGACATCTATGACTACCTGGAGATGACGGTCGGCTTCGCGAGCGGCGCGACCGCGGTGTGCGAGATGAGCCGTGGCCACCGGCCCGCCACGTACGCGGCCCGCGACGTTCTCGTCGTGGGCGAGGAGGGGATCTTGACCTTGCCCTGGGACGCCGAGGCCGGCACGGTCACCGACGAGTCCGGCACGGGACTGCTCCCGCCCGGCGGCGGCAACGGGTTCGCGCTGCAGCTCGGCGCCTGGCTCGACGCGATCGGCGGCGCGGCCCCCCTGATGACGCCGGAGGACGGCGTGCTCGCGGTCGCCATGGGCGTGGCCGCCGAACGGTCCATCGCCACCGGCGAGCCGGTACGGGTCGCCGACGTCCTGGCGGAGGCGGCGGTATGA
- a CDS encoding aspartate aminotransferase family protein — translation MTSADLAGDSSTGAKLLTAAREVIPGGVNSATRLVGAPHALTGASGAYVTDADGRRYLDYHAAFGAILLGHSAPEVDDPVRAAIGGIDLVGWGVTEPEIDLARLVVEMIPSAEQMISAMSGSEAVAQAVRLARAVTDRPLILKFQGGFHGWQDAVARNVISSAESAYGLDPLSRGILDGALDATVIAEFNDLDSVRELYDRYPERIAAVILEPIPHNVGALLPDAAFIEGLRTITSEQGSLLVFDEVITGFRHALGGYQQICGVRPDLTTFGKAMGNGYPIAGLAGPRGLMERFSSAGGDVLLAGTFNGNPVSSAAGIATINYLRDHPEFYERTYALGDRIRSGLGAIAGELGIHAVPAGFGGVFALYFAEGPIRGYRDLLRDNDEAYIAFHRRMTDRGFLMLPLALKRNHISAAHTEADIDRTLEAARDVLRSIRDDGLLR, via the coding sequence ATGACATCCGCGGATCTCGCCGGCGACTCCTCGACCGGCGCCAAGCTGCTCACAGCCGCCCGCGAGGTGATCCCCGGCGGCGTCAACTCGGCGACACGCCTGGTCGGCGCGCCGCACGCTCTCACCGGGGCGTCGGGCGCCTACGTGACCGACGCGGACGGCCGTCGCTATCTCGACTACCACGCCGCGTTCGGCGCGATCCTGCTCGGCCACAGCGCACCGGAGGTCGACGATCCGGTGCGAGCGGCCATCGGCGGCATCGACCTCGTCGGCTGGGGCGTGACCGAGCCGGAGATCGATCTGGCCAGGCTGGTCGTCGAGATGATCCCGTCGGCGGAGCAGATGATCTCCGCGATGAGCGGGAGTGAGGCCGTCGCGCAGGCGGTGCGGCTGGCGCGTGCGGTCACGGACCGGCCGCTGATCCTGAAGTTCCAGGGCGGCTTCCACGGATGGCAGGACGCCGTGGCGCGCAACGTCATCTCCTCGGCCGAGAGCGCGTACGGGCTCGACCCGCTGTCGCGCGGCATCCTCGACGGCGCGCTCGACGCCACCGTCATCGCCGAGTTCAACGACCTCGACTCGGTGCGCGAGCTGTACGACCGGTACCCGGAACGCATCGCCGCGGTGATCCTGGAGCCGATCCCGCACAACGTGGGCGCGCTCCTGCCCGACGCGGCGTTCATCGAGGGCCTGCGGACGATCACCTCCGAGCAGGGGTCACTGCTCGTCTTCGACGAGGTCATCACCGGCTTCCGGCACGCGCTGGGCGGCTACCAGCAGATCTGCGGCGTACGGCCGGACCTCACCACCTTCGGCAAGGCGATGGGCAACGGCTACCCCATCGCCGGGCTGGCCGGGCCGCGCGGCCTCATGGAGCGCTTCAGCTCGGCCGGCGGCGACGTCCTGCTCGCCGGCACCTTCAACGGCAACCCGGTCTCCTCGGCCGCCGGCATCGCCACCATCAATTACCTGCGCGACCACCCGGAGTTCTACGAGCGCACGTACGCGCTCGGCGACCGCATCCGCTCCGGACTGGGCGCCATCGCCGGCGAGCTCGGCATCCACGCCGTCCCGGCCGGCTTCGGCGGCGTCTTCGCGCTGTACTTCGCCGAAGGTCCCATCCGCGGCTACCGCGACCTGCTCCGCGACAACGACGAGGCGTACATCGCGTTCCACCGCCGGATGACCGACCGCGGGTTCCTGATGCTGCCCCTGGCGCTCAAGCGCAACCACATCTCCGCCGCCCACACCGAGGCCGACATCGACCGCACCCTGGAGGCCGCCCGCGACGTGCTGCGAAGCATCCGCGATGACGGCCTGCTGCGCTGA
- a CDS encoding class I SAM-dependent methyltransferase: MEPLTVAPEIIEFYTTGYDEASRLSTKAHGLLEKIRTQELLRRHLPEPPAEVLDVGGGPGAHARWLAADGYRVHLVDPVERHLEEAAATGACSVELGDARRLTASDASYDVVLLLGPLYHLTDPAERLQALREARRSVRPGGLVAVAAISRNAALLEKAALGRLDGPTRSRVDSILATGHHDPTFGFTTAYFHTVGGLRAEMSDAGLADVSVSGVEGPVWPSLMALQAHTGDTLADSAHLASALAAARMVDSDPSLVPASAHFLAFGRRP; the protein is encoded by the coding sequence ATGGAGCCACTCACGGTCGCGCCGGAGATCATCGAGTTCTACACCACGGGCTATGACGAGGCGAGCCGGCTGTCCACCAAGGCGCACGGCCTGCTGGAGAAGATCCGCACCCAGGAACTCCTGCGGCGCCACCTGCCGGAGCCGCCGGCCGAGGTGCTCGACGTCGGGGGAGGCCCGGGCGCGCACGCCCGGTGGCTGGCGGCGGACGGATACCGGGTGCACCTGGTCGATCCGGTCGAGCGTCACCTGGAGGAGGCGGCCGCGACCGGAGCGTGCAGTGTCGAACTTGGTGACGCGCGGCGACTCACCGCCTCCGACGCCTCGTACGACGTGGTGCTCCTGCTGGGGCCGCTGTACCACCTCACCGACCCGGCCGAACGCCTCCAGGCCCTCCGCGAGGCGCGGCGGTCGGTACGACCGGGCGGTCTGGTGGCGGTGGCCGCGATCAGCCGGAACGCGGCGCTGCTGGAGAAGGCCGCGCTCGGCCGGCTCGACGGGCCGACCCGCTCCAGAGTCGACTCCATCCTCGCCACCGGTCACCACGATCCGACGTTCGGATTCACCACCGCCTACTTCCATACGGTCGGAGGACTACGTGCCGAGATGAGCGACGCGGGCTTGGCCGATGTCTCGGTCTCAGGGGTCGAAGGCCCCGTGTGGCCGTCGCTGATGGCGCTCCAAGCCCATACCGGCGACACCCTCGCCGACTCCGCCCACCTCGCCTCGGCCCTGGCCGCCGCGCGGATGGTGGACTCCGACCCCTCGCTCGTGCCGGCCAGCGCCCACTTCCTCGCCTTCGGGCGGAGGCCGTGA
- a CDS encoding glutathione S-transferase family protein, whose translation MSTQGAEYVRDQRYLTTRITADGRDGFPVEPGRYRLVVSRACPWANRSVIVRRLLGLEPVLSMGICGPTHDERSWTFDLDPGGRDPVLGIERLQEAFLARDPDYPLGITVPAIVDVPTGQVVTNDFAQITLDLSTEWREHHRAGAPDLYPEGLREEIDEINAGVFADVNNGVYQAGFARSQGAYERAYRRLFARLDALSERLGTRRYLVGDTITEADIRLFTTLVRFDAVYHGHFKCNRTKLTEMPVLWAYARDLYQTPGFGDTIDFAQIKEHYYVVHRDVNPTGIVPLGPDTSGWTTAHHREELGGRPFGEGTPPGPVAPGEAVA comes from the coding sequence ATGAGTACGCAAGGTGCCGAGTACGTGCGCGACCAGCGTTATCTCACCACCCGCATCACCGCCGACGGCCGTGACGGCTTTCCGGTCGAACCCGGCCGGTACCGCCTCGTGGTCAGCCGGGCGTGCCCGTGGGCCAACCGCAGTGTCATCGTGCGGCGGCTTCTCGGCCTCGAGCCCGTGCTCTCCATGGGCATCTGCGGGCCCACCCACGACGAGCGAAGCTGGACCTTCGACCTCGACCCCGGCGGGCGGGATCCCGTCCTCGGCATCGAGCGCCTCCAGGAGGCGTTCCTGGCACGCGACCCGGACTATCCGCTCGGGATCACCGTGCCGGCGATCGTCGACGTCCCCACCGGTCAGGTCGTGACCAACGACTTCGCCCAGATCACCCTCGACCTGTCCACCGAGTGGCGTGAGCACCACCGCGCCGGCGCCCCCGACCTGTATCCGGAAGGGCTCCGCGAGGAGATCGACGAGATCAACGCGGGCGTCTTCGCGGACGTGAACAACGGCGTCTACCAGGCCGGTTTCGCCCGGAGCCAGGGCGCCTACGAGCGCGCCTACCGGCGGCTGTTCGCCCGCCTCGACGCCCTGTCGGAACGCCTCGGCACGCGTCGTTACCTGGTCGGCGACACCATCACCGAGGCCGACATCAGGCTGTTCACCACGCTGGTCCGCTTCGACGCCGTCTACCACGGGCACTTCAAGTGCAACCGCACCAAGCTCACCGAGATGCCCGTGCTCTGGGCGTACGCCCGTGACCTCTACCAGACCCCGGGCTTCGGCGACACGATCGACTTCGCCCAGATCAAGGAGCACTACTACGTCGTCCACCGCGACGTGAACCCCACGGGCATCGTCCCGCTCGGACCGGACACGTCCGGCTGGACCACCGCGCACCACCGGGAGGAGCTGGGCGGCCGGCCCTTCGGCGAGGGGACTCCGCCCGGCCCGGTCGCTCCGGGGGAGGCGGTCGCCTGA
- a CDS encoding RecQ family ATP-dependent DNA helicase, with protein sequence MGIRDGWARIGGRRKIRRVAKEVFDWRELRPGQSEAMEFLLRGHDVLVVMPTGSGKSAVYQIPAQLLDGPTIVISPLIALQRDQMLSLAERKAGGAVVVNSAQSAGSSRDSLEQIHAGKAEYIFLSPEQLAKPEMVDRLAAARPSLIAIDEAHCVSSWGHDFRPDYLQLGQVIERLGHPPVIALTATAAPPVREDIVAALGLRDVRQVIRGFDRPNISLRVRRYSEESTKRRALVADAAGRSGLGLVYVATRRDAEAYTKELVAAGVHAETYHAGMKASERERVHTLFAEDGLDVVVATSAFGMGIDKPNVRYVLHSAPPESPDSYYQEIGRAGRDGEPAEAVLYFRSEDLGLRRFFTSGKPDEAKLRQVATLLHEHDGPVKAKSLRETVGVGPSKLTGLVNLLQHAEAVEVTGQGELRYAERGPDPEEAVADAIELDTSRRKVDDSRIDMMRGYAETTGCRRRYLLEYFGEPYPGNCGNCDGCTAGPVAQAENDGPFPMHAEVMHASWGPGTVMRAEPDRITVLFDEIGYKTLSLDAVQRDELLTLATAGKS encoded by the coding sequence ATGGGCATACGCGACGGTTGGGCACGTATCGGCGGGCGGCGGAAGATCCGCCGGGTCGCCAAGGAGGTCTTCGACTGGCGGGAGCTGCGGCCCGGTCAGAGCGAGGCGATGGAGTTCCTGCTGCGGGGGCACGACGTCCTTGTCGTGATGCCGACCGGCAGCGGCAAGTCCGCCGTCTACCAGATCCCCGCCCAGCTCCTCGACGGCCCGACCATCGTGATCTCACCGTTGATCGCCCTGCAGCGGGACCAGATGCTCTCGCTCGCGGAGCGGAAGGCGGGCGGCGCCGTCGTCGTCAACTCCGCGCAGTCCGCCGGCTCGAGCCGCGACTCGCTGGAGCAGATCCACGCCGGCAAGGCGGAGTACATCTTCCTGTCCCCCGAGCAGCTCGCCAAGCCCGAGATGGTGGACCGGCTCGCCGCGGCACGGCCCTCGCTGATCGCCATCGACGAGGCGCACTGCGTCTCCTCGTGGGGACACGACTTCCGGCCCGACTATCTCCAGCTCGGCCAGGTCATCGAACGCCTCGGGCACCCTCCGGTGATCGCGCTGACCGCGACGGCGGCGCCCCCCGTACGCGAGGACATCGTGGCGGCGCTCGGCCTCCGCGACGTACGGCAGGTCATCCGGGGGTTCGACCGGCCCAACATCTCCCTGCGCGTCCGCCGGTATTCGGAGGAGTCCACCAAGCGGCGTGCGCTCGTCGCGGACGCGGCCGGGCGTTCCGGGCTCGGCCTGGTCTACGTGGCGACCCGCCGCGACGCCGAGGCGTACACCAAGGAGCTGGTCGCGGCGGGAGTGCACGCCGAGACCTATCACGCCGGGATGAAGGCCTCCGAACGCGAACGGGTGCACACCCTGTTCGCCGAGGACGGGCTCGACGTCGTCGTGGCCACCTCGGCGTTCGGCATGGGGATCGACAAGCCCAACGTGCGCTACGTCCTGCACAGCGCGCCGCCCGAGTCCCCCGACTCCTACTACCAGGAGATCGGCCGGGCCGGACGCGACGGCGAACCGGCCGAGGCCGTGCTGTACTTCCGCTCCGAGGACCTCGGCCTGCGCCGGTTCTTCACGAGCGGCAAGCCGGACGAGGCCAAGCTGCGCCAGGTCGCCACGCTCCTCCACGAGCACGACGGCCCGGTGAAGGCCAAGTCCCTGCGGGAGACCGTGGGTGTCGGCCCGTCCAAGCTGACCGGCCTGGTGAACCTCCTTCAGCACGCCGAGGCGGTCGAGGTGACCGGCCAGGGAGAGCTCCGGTACGCCGAGCGCGGCCCGGACCCCGAAGAGGCGGTGGCCGACGCGATCGAGCTCGACACCAGCCGCCGCAAGGTGGACGACTCGCGCATCGACATGATGCGCGGCTACGCCGAGACCACCGGCTGCCGCCGCCGCTACCTGCTGGAGTACTTCGGCGAGCCCTATCCCGGTAACTGCGGCAACTGCGACGGCTGCACCGCGGGCCCCGTCGCGCAGGCCGAGAACGACGGGCCCTTCCCGATGCACGCCGAGGTGATGCACGCCTCGTGGGGTCCCGGCACGGTCATGCGCGCCGAACCCGACCGGATCACCGTTCTCTTCGACGAGATCGGCTACAAGACGCTGTCCCTGGACGCCGTCCAGCGCGACGAGCTCCTGACCCTGGCCACCGCCGGGAAGTCCTGA
- a CDS encoding NADH-quinone oxidoreductase subunit NuoF family protein: MTDFAYLGPVRLLSGLDRLPRVDWAAHQAIHGAFQTVSLEELLAVATKVDLRGRGGAAFPFARKMTAVASAAHARGSQTVVLVNATEGEPASTKDHFLLAHTPHLILDGAMLAARALGAREAVIAVTDRGQARQSIRNAVTESRLGAFVRVVSLPERFVTGESGALVNCVNGGLPLPPGRKVRTSDNGVDGLPTLLSNAETFAQLALLSELGPDRYASVGTPEEPGTVLLTVWGPSGQPCVVETPTGVPLVQVLDLCGTDVGQGVLIGGYHGKWLSPAAAESAQVSRTDLKRAGGFLGAGLILPLSPEVCPLGEVARVAAYLGAESSGQCGPCRLGLPALAQALGLLASGEQGAEALAAVQHGAQTVPGRGACNHPDGAIRFVSSALTTFADDVETHLASGTCGRPVRGLLPVVRDDPPLPQDETHSLRLEVDWTRCAAHGLCGQLAPGLVRLDENGYPIIEDADVPGALVAEAQEAVEKCPALALRLGEAG; encoded by the coding sequence ATGACGGACTTCGCGTATCTCGGCCCGGTGCGTCTCCTGTCCGGGCTCGACCGTCTGCCCCGGGTCGACTGGGCCGCTCATCAGGCGATACACGGCGCCTTCCAGACGGTGAGCCTGGAAGAACTGCTCGCCGTCGCGACCAAGGTGGATCTGCGGGGGCGCGGCGGGGCGGCGTTCCCGTTCGCGCGGAAGATGACCGCGGTCGCCTCGGCGGCACACGCTCGCGGCAGCCAGACCGTGGTGCTGGTCAACGCCACCGAGGGCGAACCCGCCAGCACCAAGGACCACTTCCTGCTGGCACACACTCCGCATCTGATCCTGGACGGCGCGATGCTCGCCGCGCGTGCGCTGGGCGCCCGCGAGGCCGTGATCGCGGTGACCGACCGGGGACAGGCCCGGCAGTCCATACGGAACGCCGTCACCGAGAGCCGGCTCGGCGCCTTCGTCCGCGTCGTGTCGCTGCCCGAACGCTTCGTGACCGGCGAGAGCGGGGCGCTCGTCAACTGTGTCAACGGCGGCCTTCCGCTGCCGCCCGGCCGCAAGGTGAGGACCTCGGACAACGGCGTGGACGGGCTGCCCACGCTCCTGTCCAACGCCGAGACCTTCGCCCAGCTCGCGCTCCTGTCCGAACTCGGCCCGGACCGTTACGCCTCCGTCGGTACGCCCGAGGAACCGGGGACCGTCCTCCTCACGGTCTGGGGCCCGAGTGGGCAACCGTGCGTCGTCGAGACGCCGACCGGTGTGCCGCTCGTGCAGGTGCTCGACCTCTGCGGTACCGATGTCGGCCAGGGCGTGCTCATCGGCGGATATCACGGCAAGTGGCTCTCCCCCGCCGCCGCGGAGTCCGCGCAGGTGTCACGTACGGACCTCAAGAGGGCCGGCGGCTTCCTGGGTGCGGGCCTCATCCTGCCGCTGAGCCCGGAGGTCTGCCCGCTCGGGGAGGTCGCGCGGGTCGCGGCCTACCTGGGCGCCGAGTCGTCGGGGCAGTGCGGTCCCTGCCGGCTGGGCCTGCCCGCGCTGGCCCAGGCACTCGGCCTGCTCGCCTCGGGCGAGCAGGGTGCCGAGGCCCTGGCGGCCGTACAGCACGGCGCCCAGACGGTGCCGGGCCGTGGCGCGTGCAATCATCCGGACGGCGCGATCCGATTCGTCAGCTCGGCGCTCACCACATTCGCCGATGACGTGGAGACGCATCTCGCGAGCGGCACCTGCGGCCGCCCGGTGCGCGGGCTGCTGCCCGTCGTCCGTGACGACCCGCCGTTGCCGCAGGACGAGACGCACAGCCTCCGGCTGGAGGTCGACTGGACGCGCTGCGCGGCGCACGGCCTGTGCGGGCAGCTGGCCCCCGGCCTGGTCCGGCTGGACGAGAACGGCTATCCGATCATCGAGGACGCGGACGTACCCGGAGCGCTCGTCGCGGAGGCGCAGGAGGCGGTCGAGAAGTGCCCCGCCCTGGCACTGCGCCTCGGCGAGGCCGGCTGA
- a CDS encoding RICIN domain-containing protein, with amino-acid sequence MGVKPPAKNPSPRPPVEPPAPRATSRALTRELVSFASGRCIDVPGGKARDGTPLQIRDCTGGARQRWTFEPGGSVRALGMCMDVAWGSDEDGAVVQLARCNGGSAQQFVLYTDGDLVNAGSGKCVDVTDMETANGTRLQQWTCGGTSNQEWSAT; translated from the coding sequence ATGGGTGTCAAGCCGCCAGCGAAGAATCCCTCGCCGCGGCCTCCGGTCGAACCCCCGGCGCCCCGTGCGACGTCGCGCGCACTCACCCGTGAACTGGTGAGCTTCGCGTCCGGCCGGTGCATCGATGTGCCCGGTGGGAAGGCCAGGGACGGCACGCCCTTGCAGATCCGGGACTGTACCGGCGGCGCGCGGCAGCGGTGGACGTTCGAGCCCGGTGGCTCGGTGCGCGCCCTCGGCATGTGCATGGACGTCGCGTGGGGATCCGACGAGGACGGCGCGGTCGTCCAGCTGGCACGCTGCAACGGTGGCTCGGCACAGCAGTTCGTGCTGTACACGGACGGCGACCTGGTGAACGCCGGCTCGGGCAAGTGCGTGGACGTGACGGACATGGAGACGGCGAACGGCACCCGTCTCCAGCAGTGGACCTGCGGCGGCACGTCGAACCAGGAGTGGAGCGCCACCTGA
- a CDS encoding ROK family transcriptional regulator: MAHRYPAGPQRLLRLLNGRAVLEAIDRAGHPVTTTDLAGRIKLSRPTVAAAVGLLLERGVISEAGPVTGRKGPAPALYQVNADCAFAIGVDVGHKRIRAAVADVTGHVRARAEQEGRPDRDALVARIVAMCEDLAGQVGLALGDITQVVMGLPAVVGADGRTLSYAAGLPDAGSGLGVALARGVPVPLVLENDVNLAALAERTHGRGEEVDDFVLVSLGVGLGLGLVVDGRVRRGATGVAGEAGYLPSDRMIAPAGQRRDLVQEHLGARYISTEARRLGLPGDGSPRTVFDLARGGDAGAARIVDDTARSIAYVVACVVPLIDPALIVLGGAIGGNGDLLLAPVARHLADFSTFEPRIVASGLGQDAVLMGATTMSSELARESTFAAATAPSAPAEAPLSLS, translated from the coding sequence GTGGCTCACCGGTATCCGGCAGGACCTCAGCGCCTGCTGCGCCTGCTCAACGGGCGCGCGGTGCTGGAGGCGATCGACCGGGCCGGTCACCCGGTCACCACCACCGACCTCGCCGGCCGGATCAAGCTGTCCCGCCCGACGGTGGCCGCCGCCGTCGGGCTGCTGCTGGAGCGCGGCGTGATCAGTGAGGCGGGGCCGGTGACCGGCCGCAAGGGGCCGGCACCGGCGCTGTACCAGGTCAACGCCGACTGCGCCTTCGCGATCGGTGTGGACGTGGGGCACAAGCGGATCCGCGCCGCCGTCGCGGACGTGACCGGTCACGTACGTGCGCGGGCCGAACAGGAGGGCCGGCCGGACCGTGACGCGCTCGTCGCGCGGATCGTCGCGATGTGCGAGGACCTGGCCGGGCAGGTGGGACTGGCCCTGGGGGACATCACCCAGGTCGTGATGGGCCTGCCGGCCGTGGTCGGCGCGGACGGCCGCACCCTGTCGTACGCGGCCGGGCTGCCTGACGCCGGAAGCGGGCTCGGCGTCGCACTCGCTCGCGGTGTGCCGGTGCCGCTGGTCCTGGAGAACGACGTGAACCTCGCGGCGCTGGCCGAGCGCACGCACGGGCGCGGCGAGGAGGTCGACGACTTCGTCCTGGTCAGCCTCGGCGTCGGTCTCGGCCTGGGCCTGGTCGTCGACGGGCGCGTACGCCGGGGGGCGACCGGCGTGGCGGGGGAGGCGGGCTACCTGCCGAGCGACCGCATGATCGCGCCTGCCGGGCAACGCCGCGACCTGGTGCAGGAGCACCTGGGCGCGCGGTACATCAGCACCGAGGCGCGCCGCCTCGGGCTGCCCGGCGACGGCAGCCCGCGTACCGTCTTCGACCTGGCACGCGGGGGAGACGCGGGCGCGGCGCGGATCGTCGACGACACCGCCCGCAGCATCGCGTACGTGGTGGCGTGCGTGGTCCCCCTGATCGACCCCGCCCTGATCGTGCTGGGCGGTGCCATCGGCGGCAACGGGGACCTGCTCCTCGCGCCGGTCGCCCGGCATCTCGCCGACTTCAGCACATTCGAACCACGGATCGTCGCGTCCGGCCTCGGGCAGGACGCGGTGCTGATGGGCGCCACGACCATGTCGTCCGAGCTGGCGCGGGAGTCCACGTTCGCCGCCGCGACCGCCCCGAGTGCTCCGGCGGAGGCGCCGCTGTCTCTTTCCTGA
- a CDS encoding ABC transporter substrate-binding protein, with protein MSKTIIGAAAGLALLLAGCTSTGPDNSQPDTAISAGASHAPATINVWTFNHLPNEVAAFKSALARLHTKYPWLTVNFVPNKDDAAFAKAVAAGDPPDVFVSSAPDNVGKFCSNGTVADLGPFLSSARVNMATTFPPATLVYTKYQGKQCALPLLTDAYALYYNKKMFAAAGITTPPKTLSELAADAKKLTVKKADGSVKTFGFVSRSDYNGNRYMYTGVQSANKFYGTDGKATFGTDPKWQQLLQWDKTLDDSYGAANVQKFVGQYQPHADDASNPFLTGAAAMEYDGEWHVGEIDAAKKDLDYGVAPMPVLDSAASTYGAGLSLGTVAYLPAGSKHRQEGFFALQQLTTDTTFLNSLADTVANVPSTFAALKSWDKASDPHWKPFIDMFENPGSYYKTLSASGEEDMDTWKAFVLRYEQGKVSDLPGGLAGIAKKIDDANAQAGQ; from the coding sequence ATGTCCAAAACTATCATCGGGGCCGCGGCCGGCTTGGCGCTGCTGCTGGCCGGCTGTACGTCCACCGGGCCGGACAACTCCCAGCCGGACACCGCGATCTCGGCGGGCGCCTCGCACGCGCCTGCCACGATCAACGTGTGGACCTTCAACCACCTCCCCAACGAGGTGGCCGCCTTCAAGTCGGCGCTGGCCCGGCTGCACACGAAATACCCGTGGCTGACCGTGAACTTCGTGCCCAACAAGGACGACGCGGCGTTCGCGAAGGCGGTGGCGGCCGGCGACCCGCCCGACGTCTTCGTCTCCTCCGCCCCGGACAACGTCGGCAAGTTCTGCTCGAACGGCACGGTCGCCGACCTCGGCCCGTTCCTGTCCTCGGCCAGGGTGAACATGGCCACGACCTTCCCGCCCGCGACCCTCGTCTACACCAAGTACCAGGGCAAGCAGTGCGCGCTGCCGCTGCTGACCGACGCGTACGCGCTGTACTACAACAAGAAGATGTTCGCCGCGGCGGGCATCACCACGCCGCCGAAGACGCTGAGCGAACTCGCCGCCGACGCGAAGAAGCTGACGGTGAAGAAGGCCGACGGCTCCGTCAAGACGTTCGGGTTCGTCTCCCGCTCGGACTACAACGGCAACCGGTACATGTACACCGGGGTGCAGAGCGCCAACAAGTTCTACGGCACCGACGGCAAGGCGACGTTCGGCACCGACCCCAAGTGGCAGCAGCTGCTCCAGTGGGACAAGACCCTCGATGACTCCTACGGCGCCGCGAACGTGCAGAAGTTCGTCGGCCAGTACCAGCCGCACGCGGACGACGCGAGCAACCCGTTCCTGACCGGCGCCGCGGCCATGGAGTACGACGGCGAGTGGCACGTCGGTGAGATCGACGCGGCGAAGAAGGACCTCGACTACGGCGTCGCGCCGATGCCGGTGCTGGACTCCGCCGCGAGCACGTACGGCGCGGGCCTGAGCCTGGGCACCGTCGCCTACCTGCCCGCGGGTTCGAAGCACCGGCAGGAGGGCTTCTTCGCGCTCCAGCAGCTCACCACCGACACGACCTTCCTCAACAGCCTCGCGGACACGGTCGCCAACGTGCCCAGCACGTTCGCGGCGCTGAAGAGCTGGGACAAGGCGAGCGACCCGCACTGGAAGCCGTTCATCGACATGTTCGAGAACCCCGGCTCGTACTACAAGACGCTCAGCGCCTCGGGCGAAGAGGACATGGACACCTGGAAGGCGTTCGTCCTCAGGTACGAGCAGGGCAAGGTCTCCGACCTGCCCGGTGGCCTGGCCGGGATCGCCAAGAAGATCGACGACGCCAACGCGCAGGCGGGACAGTAG